Proteins encoded in a region of the Flavobacteriaceae bacterium HL-DH10 genome:
- a CDS encoding nitronate monooxygenase: MINKITELFNIKYPIIQAGMVWNSGWRLASAASNSGILGLLGAGSMYPEVLRTHIQKCKKATNKPFGVNVPMLYPNVQEIMDIIIEEGVKIVFTSAGNPKTWTSWLQERGVTVVHVVSSVKFALKAQEAGVDAIVAEGFEAGGHNGRDETTTLALIPMVREQITIPLIAAGGIATGKAMLACMVLGADGVQIGSRFVASNESSAHDDFKQVVIDAKEGDTQLTLKELAPVRLIKNKFYNDVQQLYKEGATIEQLKELLGRARAKKGMFEGDLVEGELEIGQISGLIHDIKPVAQIVDDIIKEFEEAKTRVCLL; the protein is encoded by the coding sequence ATGATTAATAAAATCACAGAACTATTTAATATAAAATACCCCATAATTCAAGCAGGAATGGTTTGGAATAGCGGTTGGAGACTAGCTTCAGCTGCAAGTAATTCTGGAATATTAGGTTTACTAGGAGCAGGTTCTATGTATCCTGAAGTTTTGAGAACTCATATCCAAAAATGCAAAAAAGCGACCAATAAGCCTTTTGGCGTTAATGTACCCATGTTATACCCTAATGTTCAAGAAATCATGGACATTATTATTGAAGAAGGAGTGAAAATTGTTTTCACTTCAGCTGGAAATCCAAAAACTTGGACGTCTTGGTTACAAGAACGAGGCGTTACTGTTGTACATGTTGTGAGTAGTGTGAAATTTGCATTAAAAGCTCAAGAAGCTGGAGTAGATGCTATAGTAGCAGAAGGTTTTGAAGCTGGCGGTCATAATGGACGAGATGAAACAACAACGTTAGCACTTATTCCTATGGTTAGGGAACAAATTACAATTCCTTTAATAGCTGCTGGAGGTATTGCTACAGGAAAAGCGATGTTAGCTTGTATGGTTTTAGGTGCTGATGGTGTTCAAATAGGGAGCCGGTTTGTGGCTAGTAATGAAAGTTCTGCACATGATGATTTTAAACAAGTTGTTATTGATGCAAAAGAAGGAGATACACAGTTAACTCTAAAAGAGTTAGCGCCTGTGCGTTTAATTAAAAATAAATTTTACAATGATGTTCAGCAACTTTATAAAGAAGGTGCTACAATTGAACAGCTTAAAGAACTTTTGGGACGTGCACGTGCAAAAAAAGGTATGTTTGAGGGGGATCTAGTAGAGGGGGAATTAGAAATTGGTCAAATTTCAGGGTTAATTCACGATATAAAACCTGTTGCTCAAATTGTTGATGATATAATAAAAGAGTTTGAAGAGGCTAAAACAAGGGTATGTTTATTGTAA
- a CDS encoding phosphatase PAP2 family protein translates to MIDELLKYDTELFLFLNNLGSETWDGLWLAITAKLTFVPLYAVLLFLLYKKFGLKSLLIFVVVIALMITFTDQITNVFKRGFQRPRPCGETDLINQMRFIAVRCGKYGFFSGHSSNSMAAAVFAGLMLKPYYKNLIFILLFWSAIVAYSRIYVGVHYPLDIFCGLTFGAISGFLFYKLGTYLIKRFVNN, encoded by the coding sequence ATGATAGATGAGCTTTTAAAATACGATACTGAACTATTTTTATTTTTAAATAATTTAGGGTCTGAAACTTGGGATGGATTATGGTTAGCAATCACAGCAAAGTTAACATTTGTACCTTTATATGCTGTTTTATTATTTTTATTATATAAAAAATTCGGATTGAAATCATTACTTATTTTTGTTGTGGTTATTGCGTTAATGATTACGTTTACCGACCAGATTACAAATGTTTTTAAGCGTGGTTTTCAGCGACCGAGACCTTGTGGTGAAACCGATTTAATAAATCAGATGCGGTTTATTGCTGTCCGCTGTGGTAAGTATGGTTTCTTTTCGGGGCATTCGTCTAATTCTATGGCAGCAGCTGTTTTTGCAGGTTTAATGCTAAAACCTTACTATAAAAACTTAATATTTATTTTATTATTCTGGAGTGCTATTGTGGCTTATAGTAGAATTTATGTTGGTGTACACTATCCGTTAGATATTTTCTGTGGCCTAACTTTTGGAGCTATTTCTGGTTTTCTATTTTATAAATTGGGGACTTATTTAATAAAAAGATTTGTAAATAATTAA
- the mnmA gene encoding tRNA 2-thiouridine(34) synthase MnmA — MKRVIIGLSGGVDSSVAAYLLQQQGYEVIGLFMKNWHDDSVTISNECPWLDDSNDAMLVAEKLGIPFQTVDLSEQYKERIVDYMFNEYEKGRTPNPDVLCNREIKFDVFMKIALELGADYVATGHYCRKGTIEKDGNEIYQLLAGVDDNKDQSYFLCQLSQDQLAKSLFPIGELTKPEVREIAMELDLVTAEKKDSQGLCFIGKVKLPDFLQQQLKPKEGIIVEIPSNQGVFNQETPQFHSKEEELEYLSRKIDYKVDLGKVVGKHQGAHYFTKGQRKGLAVGGTVEPLFVIDTDVKENVIYTGQGKNHPGLYKKVLFITNKELHWVRPDLALKTGETMQVMARIRYRQSLEEAILHKVESGLYIEFKNFQSAITEGQFAAWYLDDELVGSGVIS; from the coding sequence ATGAAACGAGTTATTATTGGACTTTCAGGAGGTGTAGATTCTAGTGTTGCAGCTTATTTGTTACAGCAGCAAGGTTATGAAGTTATAGGTTTATTTATGAAAAATTGGCATGATGATTCTGTAACCATTTCTAACGAATGCCCATGGTTAGATGATAGTAACGATGCTATGTTGGTGGCAGAAAAACTAGGAATACCTTTTCAAACTGTTGATTTAAGCGAACAATATAAGGAACGCATAGTTGATTATATGTTTAATGAATATGAAAAGGGTAGAACACCTAATCCAGATGTGCTTTGCAATAGGGAGATAAAATTTGATGTCTTTATGAAAATAGCCTTAGAGCTTGGAGCAGATTATGTTGCTACAGGTCATTATTGTAGAAAAGGAACTATTGAAAAAGACGGGAATGAAATATATCAATTATTAGCTGGTGTCGATGACAATAAAGATCAATCGTATTTTTTATGTCAATTGTCTCAAGATCAATTAGCAAAATCTTTATTTCCCATCGGAGAATTAACGAAGCCCGAAGTGCGAGAAATTGCGATGGAATTAGATTTAGTAACTGCCGAAAAGAAAGATTCTCAAGGGCTTTGCTTTATAGGTAAGGTGAAATTACCAGATTTTCTTCAACAGCAACTAAAGCCAAAAGAAGGTATTATTGTTGAAATCCCTAGTAATCAAGGTGTTTTTAATCAAGAAACACCTCAATTTCATTCTAAAGAGGAAGAGTTGGAATATTTATCTCGTAAAATTGATTACAAAGTTGATTTAGGTAAAGTAGTTGGGAAACATCAAGGTGCTCATTATTTTACAAAAGGTCAGCGAAAAGGTTTAGCTGTAGGGGGTACCGTAGAACCATTATTTGTAATTGATACCGATGTAAAAGAAAATGTTATTTATACAGGGCAGGGAAAAAATCATCCAGGGTTGTATAAAAAAGTGTTGTTTATAACCAATAAAGAGTTACATTGGGTTCGTCCAGATTTAGCTTTAAAAACCGGTGAAACCATGCAGGTTATGGCAAGAATTCGGTATAGACAATCTTTAGAAGAAGCCATTTTGCATAAAGTTGAAAGTGGTTTATATATTGAATTTAAAAATTTTCAATCCGCTATAACCGAAGGTCAATTTGCTGCTTGGTATTTAGATGATGAATTAGTAGGTTCTGGCGTAATTTCATAG
- a CDS encoding MATE family efflux transporter, which yields MQITDYTKEFKYNWKLAAPVMLGMLGHTFVSFVDNIMVGQLGTAELAAVSLGNSFMFIAMSLGIGFSTAITPLIAEADAAQNFLKGKSFFKHGLFLCTVLGVLLFLLVFFAKPIMYLMKQPEEVVELAIPYLDLVAFSLIPLIVFQGFKQFSDGLSMTRYPMYATILGNIINIVLNYLLIFGKFGFPELGIVGAAYGTLASRVIMVWYLWFLLQSKEKSKAYVTNIKFFDLNKFKLKKLLNLGAPSAMQMFFEVAIFTAAIWLSGLLGKNPQAANQIALNLSSMTFMVAMGLSVASMVRVGNQKGLKNYVELRRIAFSIFLLGVILATCFAVLFFVFHDYLPKIYVDFDDAENLADNTEVISIASKLLIAAAIFQISDSIQVLVLGALRGLQDVKIPTVITFISYWLIGFPISWYLGKEDAYGSFGIWLGLLSGLTTAAILLYIRFNYLTKKLILSNIK from the coding sequence ATGCAAATAACAGATTACACCAAAGAATTTAAGTACAATTGGAAACTAGCCGCACCAGTCATGTTGGGAATGTTGGGACATACCTTTGTTAGTTTTGTTGATAATATTATGGTTGGTCAATTAGGGACAGCCGAACTTGCGGCAGTGTCTTTGGGTAATAGCTTTATGTTTATTGCGATGTCTTTAGGGATTGGTTTTTCTACAGCGATAACACCACTAATAGCAGAAGCAGATGCGGCTCAAAATTTTCTTAAAGGTAAATCGTTTTTCAAACACGGTTTGTTTTTATGTACTGTTTTAGGTGTGTTATTGTTTTTATTAGTGTTTTTTGCTAAGCCTATAATGTATTTAATGAAGCAGCCTGAAGAGGTTGTTGAATTGGCTATTCCTTATTTAGATTTGGTAGCTTTTTCGTTAATTCCTTTAATTGTTTTTCAAGGTTTTAAGCAGTTTAGCGATGGCTTGTCTATGACACGATATCCTATGTATGCTACTATTTTAGGAAACATTATAAATATAGTTTTAAATTATCTATTAATTTTTGGAAAGTTTGGGTTTCCTGAATTAGGTATTGTAGGAGCTGCTTATGGAACCTTAGCATCAAGAGTTATAATGGTTTGGTATTTATGGTTTTTGTTACAAAGTAAAGAAAAATCGAAAGCTTATGTTACTAATATTAAATTTTTTGATTTAAATAAATTTAAGCTCAAAAAGCTGCTTAATTTAGGTGCGCCTAGCGCAATGCAAATGTTTTTTGAAGTAGCCATTTTTACAGCTGCTATATGGTTAAGCGGTTTGCTTGGTAAAAACCCACAAGCTGCAAATCAAATAGCTTTAAACTTATCGTCTATGACCTTTATGGTGGCTATGGGATTAAGTGTGGCATCAATGGTTAGAGTTGGAAATCAAAAAGGATTAAAAAATTATGTTGAGTTGAGGCGTATAGCCTTTTCTATTTTTCTTTTAGGTGTAATATTGGCGACTTGTTTTGCTGTTTTGTTTTTTGTTTTTCATGATTATTTACCAAAAATATATGTAGATTTTGATGATGCTGAAAATTTAGCTGACAATACAGAAGTGATAAGTATTGCGTCTAAATTGTTAATTGCAGCAGCTATTTTTCAAATTAGCGATAGTATACAAGTATTAGTTCTAGGGGCTTTACGGGGATTACAAGATGTTAAAATACCAACTGTGATAACTTTTATTTCTTATTGGCTTATTGGTTTTCCAATAAGTTGGTATTTGGGAAAAGAAGATGCTTACGGAAGTTTTGGTATTTGGTTAGGATTACTATCTGGTTTAACAACTGCCGCTATTTTATTGTATATTCGATTTAATTATTTGACTAAAAAGTTAATTTTGTCGAATATAAAATAA
- a CDS encoding S8 family peptidase, which translates to MGGYDNTNYKYDATDYDGNTIYITKAANIAFEKGMLLVIAAGNKGKTGVYAPADSPNVLSIGAVDASGSYVDFSSVGSAIQPTQKPDVVAQGLKSYVIDRNDVIIGTLEGTSLSTPIIAGGITCLWQALPNKTNAEIMQLVRESASQYNSPDYFLGYGIPDLQLALNRTLSVKDIEGYEVLKVYPNPTTGSVYFKFPYNEHEVFVTIYNVFGKQVLSAEVTNVNNQIDLSSLSKGVYISKIESKNISKTIKLVKK; encoded by the coding sequence ATGGGGGGGTATGATAATACCAATTATAAATATGATGCTACTGATTATGATGGGAATACAATTTATATAACAAAGGCTGCTAATATTGCTTTTGAGAAAGGTATGCTATTAGTTATCGCAGCAGGAAATAAAGGGAAAACAGGTGTATATGCTCCTGCTGATTCACCAAATGTTTTATCAATTGGTGCAGTAGATGCTTCAGGAAGTTATGTTGACTTTAGTTCGGTAGGTAGTGCCATTCAACCTACTCAAAAACCCGATGTTGTTGCCCAAGGATTAAAGAGTTATGTTATTGATCGAAATGATGTCATCATAGGAACACTTGAAGGTACTTCGCTTAGTACACCTATAATAGCAGGAGGTATTACATGTTTGTGGCAGGCTTTACCAAATAAAACTAATGCAGAAATTATGCAGTTAGTTCGAGAATCTGCTTCTCAATATAACAGTCCAGATTACTTTTTAGGATATGGTATCCCAGATTTGCAATTAGCACTTAATAGAACATTATCTGTTAAAGATATTGAAGGATATGAAGTTTTAAAAGTATATCCAAACCCAACCACGGGAAGTGTTTATTTTAAATTCCCTTATAATGAACATGAGGTATTTGTTACTATCTATAATGTTTTTGGAAAGCAAGTTCTAAGTGCTGAAGTAACTAATGTTAATAATCAAATCGATTTATCTTCATTATCTAAAGGTGTTTATATTTCAAAAATAGAATCCAAGAATATATCTAAAACAATAAAGCTTGTTAAAAAGTAA
- a CDS encoding S8 family serine peptidase produces MLVNRSLKSELLSLLVLVFFTITFSHAQQDAWVYITDKQDVANSIANPISILSQKAIDRKAAHGVVIDERDVPVNESYIAQLKSATGITVMAKSKWFNAVHVRGTVTDINALSSLSFVSSIDFADKTMNTSKQTLEKKESKFQETFTAFNYGDTANQIKMFNGDQLHLLDYTGTGMTVAVLDGGFPNVNTMTSFQRLRDAGHILDDYDFVNRDDDVYTNTASDHGTWVLSTMAGYIENEYVGTAPDASYYLFITEDGKKENPVEESYWVEAAERADSLGVDVINTSLGYGGV; encoded by the coding sequence ATGTTAGTAAATAGAAGTCTTAAATCAGAATTATTAAGTTTATTAGTGTTAGTCTTTTTCACAATAACCTTTAGTCATGCCCAACAAGATGCTTGGGTTTACATAACAGATAAACAAGATGTGGCGAATTCTATTGCTAATCCTATTTCTATTTTATCTCAAAAAGCAATTGATAGAAAAGCAGCACATGGTGTGGTTATTGATGAACGGGATGTTCCTGTAAATGAATCATATATAGCTCAACTTAAAAGTGCTACTGGAATTACTGTAATGGCAAAATCAAAATGGTTTAATGCTGTTCATGTAAGAGGAACAGTAACAGATATTAATGCGCTTTCAAGTTTAAGTTTTGTAAGTTCTATTGATTTTGCAGACAAGACTATGAATACGTCTAAGCAGACTCTAGAAAAAAAAGAATCGAAGTTTCAAGAAACCTTCACAGCGTTTAATTATGGGGATACAGCTAACCAAATTAAAATGTTTAATGGAGACCAATTACATCTTTTAGATTATACAGGAACTGGTATGACTGTGGCAGTTTTAGACGGAGGTTTTCCTAATGTAAACACGATGACTTCTTTTCAGAGATTAAGAGATGCAGGACATATTCTAGATGATTACGATTTTGTAAATCGAGATGACGATGTGTATACCAATACTGCTAGTGATCATGGCACATGGGTGTTAAGTACCATGGCAGGATATATAGAAAATGAATATGTAGGTACAGCACCAGACGCATCATATTATTTGTTTATAACTGAAGATGGTAAAAAAGAAAATCCAGTGGAAGAAAGTTATTGGGTAGAGGCAGCTGAACGGGCAGATAGTTTAGGCGTAGATGTGATAAACACCTCTTTAGGATATGGGGGGGTATGA